In Candidatus Polarisedimenticolaceae bacterium, a single window of DNA contains:
- a CDS encoding DUF4350 domain-containing protein, whose amino-acid sequence MTRARAAWIGFGVVALLTVVFFLCFEFVEENVDRPYGPQARRNPLLAAERLAVRLGVPARSVVRLEEVPPVGEVVVFADDRRLRTRSEARRVVEWIGLGGRAIVVAPFAAVDGEAVDPLLNALGFEVVEPDDTRFGYLRLVLPGDATPLFLRYFGRVRLLPVDEAELFEAEVLQPRRAEGASDAQAAKVEELLDRLRREREGEDDDDPAEYPAGPSPAADDDVGEFATIARVTVGKGSAVVLSDADFLANAEIGALDHARAAWRLLTLDGPPSGIVFVHGASEPRFFSRVAGAVWPGLLASAILLGALAWREGRRFGPAEPEAPLVRRRLMEHVEATGRFHWRRGDAELLLGGARRAIAARLQRRRPHLADQPLERRVAALAELSGHSPAEVEHALTPGSPGGSDAFTRVVRTLEAIRRHL is encoded by the coding sequence GTGACGCGCGCGCGCGCGGCGTGGATCGGGTTCGGCGTCGTCGCGCTGCTGACGGTCGTCTTCTTCCTCTGCTTCGAGTTCGTCGAGGAGAACGTCGATCGCCCGTACGGCCCCCAGGCGCGTCGCAACCCGCTCCTCGCGGCGGAGCGCCTCGCCGTGCGCCTGGGCGTCCCCGCGCGATCGGTCGTGCGCCTCGAGGAGGTCCCCCCCGTCGGAGAGGTCGTCGTCTTCGCGGACGACCGGCGGCTGCGCACCCGCTCCGAAGCGCGACGGGTCGTGGAGTGGATCGGGCTCGGCGGCCGCGCGATCGTCGTCGCGCCGTTCGCGGCGGTGGACGGGGAGGCGGTCGACCCGCTCCTGAACGCGCTCGGGTTCGAGGTCGTCGAGCCCGACGATACACGGTTCGGCTACCTGCGCCTGGTGCTTCCCGGCGACGCGACTCCGTTGTTCCTGCGTTACTTCGGCCGCGTGCGCCTCCTCCCCGTCGACGAGGCGGAGCTCTTCGAGGCGGAGGTCCTTCAGCCCCGGCGGGCGGAAGGGGCGTCGGACGCGCAGGCGGCGAAAGTCGAGGAGCTGCTCGATCGCCTTCGCCGGGAGCGGGAGGGCGAGGACGACGACGACCCCGCCGAGTACCCGGCGGGCCCTTCCCCCGCGGCGGACGACGACGTCGGCGAGTTCGCCACGATCGCGCGCGTCACCGTCGGGAAGGGCTCGGCCGTCGTCCTCAGCGACGCCGACTTCCTCGCGAACGCCGAGATCGGAGCCCTCGATCACGCCCGTGCCGCGTGGCGCCTCCTCACCCTGGACGGCCCTCCGAGCGGGATCGTGTTCGTGCACGGCGCCTCCGAGCCCCGGTTCTTCTCCAGGGTCGCGGGGGCGGTGTGGCCGGGCCTGCTCGCCTCGGCGATCCTCCTCGGCGCCCTCGCGTGGCGCGAGGGGCGGCGCTTCGGCCCCGCCGAGCCGGAAGCCCCGCTCGTCCGCCGCCGCCTGATGGAGCACGTCGAGGCGACGGGGAGGTTCCACTGGCGTCGCGGCGACGCCGAGCTCCTCCTCGGCGGCGCGCGCCGTGCGATCGCGGCGAGGCTCCAGCGTCGCCGCCCGCACCTCGCCGACCAGCCGCTCGAGCGGCGCGTCGCCGCGCTCGCGGAGCTGTCGGGGCACTCCCCGGCCGAAGTCGAACACGCCCTCACGCCGGGGTCCCCCGGCGGTTCCGACGCCTTCACCCGCGTCGTCCGCACCCTCGAAGCGATCCGGAGGCATCTGTGA
- a CDS encoding S-adenosylmethionine decarboxylase: protein MDRGREWIVDAWGCDPGALTDAARLRGICDGVVRDVGLRVVGEPAWHVFPGPGGVTGLYLLAESHLACHTYPESGWASFNLYCCRPAPRWPWEDRLAKGLGAARVAVREVERG from the coding sequence ATGGACCGGGGCAGGGAGTGGATCGTCGACGCCTGGGGGTGCGACCCCGGGGCGCTCACCGACGCGGCTCGCCTGCGCGGGATCTGCGACGGCGTCGTCCGTGACGTCGGGCTTCGCGTGGTCGGGGAGCCGGCCTGGCACGTCTTCCCGGGACCGGGAGGCGTGACCGGGCTCTACCTCCTCGCGGAGTCCCACCTCGCCTGCCACACCTACCCGGAGTCCGGCTGGGCGTCGTTCAACCTCTACTGCTGCCGGCCGGCCCCGCGATGGCCGTGGGAAGATCGGCTCGCGAAGGGCCTGGGCGCGGCCCGCGTCGCCGTGCGCGAGGTGGAGCGGGGATGA
- a CDS encoding DUF4178 domain-containing protein, whose protein sequence is MSPAAASCPACAAPVEFRTGDAAVKRCSFCGSAIARADRGLEDLGKYGAVVETDSPLALGLKGVWQGIPFELVGRAQLAHPSGAVWEEWFAWLSDGRWGWLAEAQGRFTWTFPERRIASNDLPALDSLEAGASVAIPGFPPHARWVVAEVSTATLTAADGEIPYRAAPGETYDFADLSGPGGAFATLDYSEDQPLLFAGRVTTLEALGFAPDVVARGREARAIGALKLSCPKCAGALELRAPDATQRVTCPSCGALLDADRGQLKLLRVLERPRRKPFVPIGARAAFDGTTWTVIGYLVRSAKIGGIDYPWEEYLLWERVVGFRWLVRSDGHFSLVEQVPVGEVVDSGAAAYHDARAYRMFQDAPARVDEVAGEFPWKVAVGERVRAVDFVSPPFVLSRESTKGGKERDAEVTWSHGRYVPVGEVERAFGVEGLDRPVGIAPNQPYPHDGFFRFAAWAAAGWLVLLLAVTTIVRPTSVLTDSVDITPATGSGVSTVWFSPPMRLSGGKNLVVDLWAGVDNAWVWVEGDFFETATGRVIPFSTGVDYWYGSDGGERWSEGTRKRRIYLSAPASGEYTLRLETERGGAQPPDRLGVKVAQGVARFTHALAALALLLVVPIGVLFHRSAFERRRWEESNVAPEEDDA, encoded by the coding sequence ATGAGCCCGGCCGCCGCCTCCTGTCCGGCGTGCGCGGCGCCGGTCGAGTTCCGCACGGGCGACGCCGCGGTCAAGCGTTGCTCGTTCTGCGGCTCGGCGATCGCCCGCGCGGACCGCGGCCTCGAGGATCTCGGCAAGTACGGCGCGGTCGTCGAGACCGACTCTCCGCTCGCGCTCGGGTTGAAGGGGGTCTGGCAGGGGATCCCCTTCGAGCTCGTCGGCCGTGCGCAGCTCGCCCACCCGTCCGGAGCCGTCTGGGAGGAGTGGTTCGCCTGGCTTTCGGACGGGCGGTGGGGCTGGCTCGCCGAGGCGCAGGGACGGTTCACGTGGACGTTCCCCGAGCGCCGGATCGCGTCGAACGACCTTCCCGCGCTCGATTCCCTCGAGGCGGGAGCGTCCGTCGCGATCCCCGGCTTTCCCCCTCACGCACGCTGGGTCGTGGCCGAGGTCTCGACGGCGACGCTGACGGCGGCGGACGGCGAGATCCCCTACCGCGCCGCTCCGGGGGAAACCTACGACTTCGCCGACCTGTCCGGGCCCGGCGGTGCCTTCGCGACCCTCGATTACTCCGAGGACCAGCCGCTCCTGTTCGCCGGGCGCGTCACGACCCTCGAGGCGCTCGGATTCGCCCCGGACGTCGTGGCACGTGGGCGCGAGGCTCGCGCGATCGGCGCCCTCAAGCTGTCCTGCCCGAAGTGCGCGGGGGCGCTCGAGCTGCGCGCCCCCGACGCGACCCAGCGCGTGACCTGCCCCTCGTGCGGCGCGCTGCTCGACGCCGACCGCGGGCAGCTGAAGCTGCTGCGCGTCCTCGAGCGGCCGCGGCGCAAGCCGTTCGTGCCGATCGGCGCCCGGGCCGCCTTCGACGGCACGACCTGGACGGTCATCGGGTACCTCGTGCGCTCCGCGAAGATCGGCGGGATCGACTACCCGTGGGAGGAATACCTCCTCTGGGAGCGCGTGGTGGGATTCCGCTGGCTCGTCCGCAGCGACGGTCACTTCAGCCTCGTGGAGCAGGTCCCCGTCGGAGAGGTCGTCGACTCCGGGGCGGCCGCCTACCACGACGCGCGCGCGTACCGGATGTTCCAGGACGCCCCGGCGCGGGTGGACGAGGTCGCCGGCGAGTTCCCGTGGAAGGTCGCCGTCGGCGAGCGCGTGCGCGCGGTCGACTTCGTCTCGCCCCCGTTCGTGCTCTCGCGCGAGTCGACGAAAGGGGGGAAGGAGCGCGACGCCGAGGTCACCTGGTCGCACGGGCGCTACGTGCCCGTCGGCGAGGTCGAGAGGGCGTTCGGCGTGGAAGGACTCGATCGACCGGTCGGGATCGCGCCGAACCAGCCCTACCCGCACGACGGATTCTTCCGGTTCGCCGCCTGGGCGGCGGCCGGCTGGCTCGTGCTCCTGCTCGCCGTCACGACGATCGTCCGCCCGACGTCCGTGCTCACCGACTCCGTCGACATCACCCCGGCGACCGGGTCGGGAGTCTCGACGGTCTGGTTCTCCCCGCCGATGCGGCTCTCCGGCGGGAAGAACCTCGTGGTCGACCTCTGGGCCGGGGTCGACAACGCGTGGGTTTGGGTCGAGGGGGATTTCTTCGAGACCGCGACGGGGCGCGTGATTCCCTTCTCGACGGGGGTCGACTACTGGTACGGGAGCGACGGCGGCGAGCGGTGGAGCGAAGGCACCCGGAAGCGGCGCATCTACCTCTCGGCTCCGGCGTCCGGTGAATACACGCTGCGCCTGGAGACCGAACGCGGCGGCGCGCAGCCGCCCGACCGCCTGGGGGTGAAAGTCGCCCAGGGGGTCGCGCGGTTCACGCACGCGCTCGCGGCGCTCGCCCTGCTGCTCGTCGTCCCGATCGGGGTGCTGTTTCACCGGAGTGCGTTCGAGCGGCGGCGCTGGGAGGAGAGCAACGTCGCCCCCGAGGAGGACGACGCATGA
- a CDS encoding DUF58 domain-containing protein, whose protein sequence is MTPSRRLAWVLAAWAAAGFLLPVGPFVLPVWAYAGLAIFGLLGIDAILGSRRRTPTLTRKVQDALPLGDPSEVVLHLAHEGSRPLAVEVFDHPPEALSTDGLPLHVTVRPETPAEVRYRVTPTARGSMRFDRAWVRFPSPLGLWECRRRAGAEHTIRVFPNFRKAARWSLYAVDNHASRLGVRLRPRRGEGTELRELREYREGDAIRQIDWKATSRLRRPISREYQAERDQQVVFLLDCGRTMRAVDDGAAHFDHALNAVLLLGYVALRQGDAVGLLAFGSTPRWLEPVRGPGGMKTLLEAVYDLETAPQASDYAVAVADLLARQRRRALVVVISNLGDGEGFEVAAPLQTLRRKHLVVLGSLREAALDRALAAPVAGFDAALRIASTHRFLEARERAHRGFQSRGIHVLDCPPSELPPALVNRYLDIKRAGTL, encoded by the coding sequence GTGACCCCGTCGCGCCGCCTCGCGTGGGTCCTCGCGGCGTGGGCCGCGGCCGGGTTCCTCCTTCCGGTCGGTCCCTTCGTGCTCCCGGTGTGGGCGTACGCGGGCCTCGCGATCTTCGGCCTTCTGGGGATCGATGCGATCCTCGGCTCCCGACGGCGGACGCCGACGCTCACGCGGAAGGTGCAGGACGCGTTGCCGCTCGGCGATCCGTCGGAGGTCGTGCTCCACCTCGCGCACGAGGGGAGTCGCCCGCTCGCCGTCGAGGTGTTCGATCACCCGCCCGAAGCGTTGAGCACGGACGGGCTTCCCCTGCACGTGACGGTCCGTCCCGAAACGCCGGCCGAAGTCCGCTACCGCGTCACCCCGACCGCGCGCGGCTCGATGCGCTTCGACCGGGCATGGGTTCGATTCCCGTCGCCTCTGGGGCTGTGGGAGTGCCGCCGTCGCGCGGGCGCGGAGCACACGATCCGGGTCTTCCCGAACTTCCGGAAGGCGGCGCGCTGGTCGCTCTACGCGGTCGACAACCACGCGAGCCGGCTGGGAGTGCGCCTGCGCCCGCGTCGCGGCGAGGGAACCGAGCTGCGTGAGCTCCGGGAATACCGCGAAGGCGACGCGATCCGGCAGATCGACTGGAAGGCGACCTCACGGCTGCGCCGGCCCATCTCGCGGGAGTACCAGGCGGAGCGCGACCAGCAGGTGGTGTTCCTCCTCGACTGCGGCCGGACGATGCGTGCCGTCGACGACGGCGCGGCGCACTTCGATCATGCGCTCAACGCGGTCCTCCTGCTCGGTTACGTCGCCCTGAGGCAGGGGGACGCCGTGGGCCTTCTCGCGTTCGGCTCGACCCCGCGCTGGCTCGAGCCGGTGCGCGGCCCCGGCGGGATGAAGACGCTCCTGGAGGCGGTCTACGACCTCGAGACGGCGCCGCAGGCGTCGGACTACGCCGTGGCGGTCGCCGACCTGCTCGCACGGCAGCGCCGGCGCGCGCTCGTCGTCGTGATCTCCAACCTCGGCGACGGGGAGGGGTTCGAGGTCGCGGCGCCCCTGCAGACCCTGCGACGCAAGCACCTCGTCGTGCTGGGCTCGCTGCGCGAGGCGGCGCTCGATCGCGCGCTCGCGGCGCCGGTGGCGGGGTTCGACGCGGCGCTGCGGATCGCCTCGACCCACCGTTTCCTCGAGGCCCGCGAGCGCGCGCACCGCGGCTTCCAGTCGCGCGGCATCCACGTGCTCGATTGCCCGCCGTCGGAGCTGCCGCCGGCGCTGGTCAATCGCTACCTCGACATCAAGCGGGCTGGGACGCTGTAA
- a CDS encoding stage II sporulation protein M, with the protein MTRESFVARHAPTWSAFESTLAALEVRTGDAGGADPAEFDATYREVCRHLALARKRLYGADLENRLQALALRGHRLLYGARPGNWRALLEFSARGFPRLVRAQGWLVASSCLLFFGSMLATAAWTAGDPERIYEILGADAVAQMESMYDPSAGHFAKPRGADSDVQMFGFYVWNNVSIAFRTFAGGVLLGVGSILVLVFNGVVIGAVSGHLTAIGFGTTFWSFAITHGALELPAIALAGAAGLRLGLPVIAPGRKSRARALRDGAIDAGRIVCGVAGMLALAAVLEAFWSASLAIPNGVKFGVGGSLWAAVLAYFALGGRRRAA; encoded by the coding sequence ATGACGCGCGAGTCGTTCGTCGCGCGCCACGCCCCCACGTGGTCGGCCTTCGAGTCGACGCTCGCCGCGCTCGAGGTCCGGACCGGCGACGCCGGCGGCGCCGACCCCGCCGAGTTCGACGCGACGTATCGCGAGGTCTGCCGCCACCTCGCCCTCGCCCGCAAGCGTCTCTACGGCGCGGACCTCGAGAACCGGCTGCAGGCGCTCGCGCTGCGCGGCCATCGCCTCCTCTACGGCGCCCGTCCCGGCAACTGGCGCGCGCTCCTCGAGTTCTCGGCCCGGGGGTTTCCCCGGCTCGTGCGCGCGCAGGGATGGCTCGTCGCCTCGTCGTGTCTGCTGTTCTTCGGCTCGATGCTCGCCACCGCCGCCTGGACCGCCGGCGACCCCGAGCGGATCTACGAGATCCTCGGGGCCGACGCCGTCGCGCAGATGGAGTCGATGTACGACCCCTCGGCCGGGCACTTCGCCAAGCCCCGCGGCGCCGACAGCGACGTCCAGATGTTCGGCTTCTACGTCTGGAACAACGTCTCCATCGCCTTCCGGACCTTCGCCGGGGGAGTGTTGCTCGGGGTCGGCTCGATCCTCGTGCTCGTCTTCAACGGCGTCGTGATCGGAGCGGTGTCGGGACACCTCACCGCGATCGGGTTCGGCACGACCTTCTGGAGCTTCGCGATCACCCACGGCGCGCTCGAGCTCCCCGCGATCGCCCTCGCCGGGGCCGCGGGGCTGCGGCTGGGGCTGCCGGTGATCGCCCCCGGCAGGAAGAGCCGGGCCCGGGCGCTGCGGGACGGGGCGATCGACGCCGGCCGGATCGTCTGCGGCGTCGCCGGGATGCTCGCCCTCGCCGCCGTCCTCGAGGCTTTCTGGTCGGCCTCGCTCGCGATCCCGAACGGGGTCAAGTTCGGCGTCGGGGGCTCGTTGTGGGCCGCGGTTCTGGCCTACTTCGCCCTCGGAGGACGTCGCCGTGCGGCTTGA
- a CDS encoding ABC transporter permease: MQVLWRVIVKEFQQLRRDKKMIPAMIVGPLVQLLALGFAANLDVRDIPFVLVDRDQSSASRELVDRFTGSGYFELVGVEPEIGGVDRWLSEGRAQIGLVIGANFGSDLATGRTADVQVLADGTDSISGVIGMGYAGRIVGEAGVAAQARTLKGITLVPRVWYNPDLLSRWFYVPAILAMVLMLVTLILPSMAVVREKEIGTLEQLIVTPVRPWQLIVGKLVPFFVIGLVVTVLVTTLARVLFGVPMRGSLGTLLLFTVLFLPTTLGLGVFVSTLVRTQQQAMMTATFLLMVPMIYLSGLIFPIENMPRPMQLATYGIPLRYFNNVIRGVFLKGSGFDVLWPEALALAGFGVLVVSLAALRFKKSLD; the protein is encoded by the coding sequence ATGCAGGTCCTCTGGCGCGTCATCGTGAAGGAGTTCCAGCAGCTCCGCCGCGACAAGAAGATGATCCCGGCGATGATCGTCGGCCCGCTCGTGCAGCTGCTCGCCCTCGGCTTCGCCGCGAACCTCGACGTCCGCGACATCCCGTTCGTGCTGGTCGACCGCGACCAGAGCTCCGCGAGCCGCGAGCTCGTCGACCGCTTCACCGGGTCGGGGTACTTCGAGCTCGTCGGCGTCGAGCCCGAGATCGGCGGGGTGGACCGGTGGCTGTCGGAAGGGCGCGCGCAGATCGGCCTGGTGATCGGCGCGAACTTCGGCTCCGACCTCGCGACGGGGCGCACGGCGGACGTCCAGGTCCTCGCCGACGGCACCGACTCGATCTCCGGGGTGATCGGGATGGGATACGCCGGCCGGATCGTCGGGGAAGCGGGCGTCGCCGCGCAGGCGAGGACGTTGAAAGGGATCACGCTCGTCCCGCGGGTCTGGTACAACCCCGACCTGCTGAGCCGGTGGTTCTACGTCCCCGCGATCCTCGCGATGGTGCTGATGCTCGTGACCCTGATCCTCCCGTCGATGGCCGTCGTTCGCGAGAAGGAGATCGGCACGCTCGAGCAGCTGATCGTGACCCCCGTGCGCCCGTGGCAGCTCATCGTCGGGAAGCTCGTCCCGTTCTTCGTGATCGGACTCGTGGTCACGGTGCTCGTCACGACCCTGGCGCGTGTGCTGTTCGGCGTGCCGATGCGCGGGTCGCTGGGGACGCTGCTGCTGTTCACGGTCCTGTTCCTGCCGACGACGCTGGGCCTCGGGGTGTTCGTCTCGACCCTCGTCCGCACGCAGCAGCAGGCGATGATGACGGCGACCTTCCTGCTGATGGTCCCGATGATCTACCTGTCGGGGCTGATCTTCCCGATCGAGAACATGCCGAGGCCCATGCAGCTGGCGACGTACGGGATCCCGCTGCGTTACTTCAACAACGTGATCCGCGGGGTCTTCCTCAAGGGGTCGGGGTTCGACGTGTTGTGGCCGGAAGCGTTGGCCCTCGCCGGCTTCGGCGTCCTCGTCGTGTCGCTCGCCGCGCTGCGGTTCAAGAAGAGTCTCGACTGA
- a CDS encoding RDD family protein has product MTNHPPNALDTRRIVETPEGVTLELAVAGPFVRAQAWIVDALLRGMISTFVSIPLALLGRTGGGILLIVMFLLTWAYPVAFEVLFAGATPGKRLFGLRVVHDDGTPVGFLASAVRNLVRAADFLPFGYGIGLGCVLLRHDFKRIGDIAAGTVVVHESAGMRRAAARPAAPAPPPVPLTAAEQRAIVEFGERRATLSADRARELADLLEPLAGNGDRAVERLAGMAAWIEGRR; this is encoded by the coding sequence ATGACGAACCATCCGCCGAATGCGCTCGACACGCGGCGAATCGTCGAGACTCCCGAGGGCGTCACTCTCGAGCTCGCGGTCGCCGGCCCCTTCGTCCGCGCGCAGGCCTGGATCGTGGACGCCCTCCTGCGCGGGATGATCTCGACGTTCGTCTCCATCCCCCTCGCCCTCCTCGGCCGCACCGGCGGGGGGATCCTGCTGATCGTGATGTTCCTCCTGACCTGGGCGTACCCCGTCGCCTTCGAGGTCCTGTTCGCGGGCGCGACGCCGGGGAAACGGCTGTTCGGCCTTCGCGTCGTGCACGACGACGGCACCCCCGTGGGGTTCCTCGCGTCGGCGGTCCGCAACCTCGTGCGCGCGGCGGACTTCCTCCCCTTCGGCTACGGGATCGGCCTCGGGTGCGTCCTCCTCCGGCACGACTTCAAGCGGATCGGGGACATCGCCGCCGGGACGGTCGTCGTCCACGAGTCGGCCGGGATGCGAAGGGCCGCCGCGCGCCCCGCCGCTCCCGCGCCCCCGCCGGTCCCTCTGACGGCGGCGGAGCAGCGTGCGATCGTCGAGTTCGGGGAGCGGCGCGCGACCCTCTCGGCGGACCGCGCGCGCGAGCTCGCCGACCTGCTCGAGCCCCTCGCCGGGAACGGCGATCGCGCGGTGGAGCGCCTCGCGGGGATGGCCGCCTGGATCGAGGGACGACGATGA
- a CDS encoding MoxR family ATPase: MTEPNDSITHAVEVARRLRESVSRAVVGQATLLDEVLAGFLASGHVLLEGVPGLGKTLTVLALAKAFGGKFSRIQFTPDLMPADVVGHAIYEPQTGQFRTRQGPAFTNLLLADEINRAPAKTQSALLEVMQERQITIEGQSFPLAPPFMTLATQNPIELEGTYPLPEAQLDRFLLKVRIQHPGEAEEIAIVEAATRGHVGDRLDVSTVETVADAAQVVEAQRVAARLLVDARVLGYATRLARATRTWPGVAMGAGPRGSISLVRAARAVALLDGRDFVTPDDVKAIALPALRHRITLAPDLEIEGRHPDDVLRAVLESVEAPRA, translated from the coding sequence GTGACCGAGCCGAACGACTCCATCACCCACGCCGTGGAGGTCGCCCGCCGCCTTCGCGAGTCCGTCTCCCGCGCCGTCGTCGGCCAGGCGACGCTCCTCGACGAGGTGCTCGCGGGGTTCCTCGCCTCGGGGCACGTCCTGCTCGAAGGGGTCCCCGGTCTCGGCAAGACCCTGACGGTGCTCGCCCTGGCGAAGGCGTTCGGCGGGAAGTTCTCGCGCATCCAGTTCACCCCCGACCTGATGCCCGCGGACGTCGTCGGCCACGCGATCTACGAGCCCCAGACCGGGCAGTTCCGCACGCGCCAGGGCCCGGCGTTCACGAACCTCCTCCTCGCCGACGAGATCAACCGCGCCCCCGCGAAGACGCAGTCGGCGCTCCTCGAGGTGATGCAGGAGCGGCAGATCACGATCGAGGGGCAGTCGTTCCCCCTCGCCCCGCCCTTCATGACGCTCGCGACGCAGAACCCGATCGAGCTCGAGGGGACCTACCCGCTCCCCGAGGCGCAGCTCGACCGGTTCCTGCTCAAGGTCCGCATCCAGCACCCGGGCGAGGCCGAGGAGATCGCCATCGTCGAGGCGGCGACGCGCGGCCACGTGGGAGACCGCCTCGACGTCTCCACGGTCGAGACCGTCGCCGACGCCGCCCAGGTCGTCGAGGCGCAGCGTGTCGCCGCGCGACTGCTCGTGGACGCGCGCGTCCTCGGGTACGCGACCCGCCTCGCCCGCGCCACGCGCACCTGGCCGGGGGTCGCGATGGGCGCCGGCCCGCGGGGCTCGATCTCCCTCGTGCGCGCCGCCCGCGCCGTGGCCCTCCTCGATGGGCGCGACTTCGTCACCCCCGACGACGTGAAGGCGATCGCGCTCCCGGCGCTTCGCCACCGGATCACCCTCGCTCCCGACCTCGAGATCGAGGGGCGCCACCCCGACGACGTCCTGCGCGCCGTCCTCGAGTCGGTCGAGGCCCCGCGCGCGTGA
- a CDS encoding DUF4129 domain-containing protein — translation MRLDRVTAVLRPRSPSEAVDLGFTMARTSWKPVWGAMLALCLPIAFLAAAAFRERPWAAWLVVWWLKPLYDAAIQFVLSRLLFGETPGGEALRRAIPSILRGTVLPGLLWRRFAPSRSFAMPVALLEELRGGERWKRFQTLAQDGRGTAMLLMGMCALFELVVAMGAMGFLTLMIPDADGSFWSRFFEEPTSIASRNTYAWVAAASFTLATIAIEPFYAAAGFALYLNRRTWLEAWDVEIAFRRLGARLGRAGVAVLLAVAALAPAAGAAEHSPLPEPETAIREVLADPEFGGTEKVTVLRPRWKPKPSEAEPRDFRFAPWLAEVLEILVWSTAAALIAVLVVAVARAAGLPSFRRAARPPPPPETLFGLDIRAESLPDDPAAEARALWARGERAAALSLLYRASLSRLAVDEGFVLGPAATEGDCVRLVERRFPPALAGFFRRLTRAWQATAYAHRPPDDAEADALLGEWGTHFGAAS, via the coding sequence GTGCGGCTTGACCGCGTCACCGCCGTCCTCCGCCCGCGCTCCCCCTCCGAGGCGGTCGACCTCGGCTTCACGATGGCGCGCACGTCGTGGAAGCCGGTCTGGGGAGCGATGCTCGCGTTGTGCCTTCCGATCGCGTTCCTGGCCGCCGCGGCCTTCCGCGAGCGCCCGTGGGCGGCGTGGCTCGTCGTCTGGTGGTTGAAGCCGCTGTACGACGCCGCGATCCAGTTCGTGTTGTCGCGCCTGCTCTTCGGCGAGACGCCGGGGGGTGAGGCGCTGCGACGCGCGATCCCGTCGATCCTCCGGGGCACCGTCCTGCCCGGCCTCCTGTGGCGGCGTTTCGCGCCGTCGCGTTCGTTCGCGATGCCCGTCGCCCTGCTCGAGGAGCTGCGCGGCGGCGAGCGCTGGAAACGATTCCAGACCCTCGCCCAGGACGGCCGCGGCACCGCGATGCTGCTGATGGGGATGTGCGCCCTCTTCGAGCTCGTCGTCGCGATGGGCGCGATGGGCTTTCTCACCCTGATGATCCCCGACGCCGACGGCAGCTTCTGGAGCCGCTTCTTCGAGGAGCCGACCTCGATCGCCTCGCGGAACACCTACGCCTGGGTGGCGGCTGCCTCCTTCACCCTCGCGACGATCGCGATCGAGCCGTTCTACGCCGCCGCGGGGTTCGCGCTCTACCTCAACCGCCGGACGTGGCTGGAGGCCTGGGACGTCGAGATCGCGTTCCGCCGACTGGGCGCGCGCCTCGGTCGGGCCGGCGTCGCGGTCCTGCTCGCCGTCGCCGCGCTCGCCCCCGCGGCGGGAGCCGCCGAACACTCCCCCCTCCCCGAGCCGGAGACGGCGATCCGCGAAGTCCTCGCCGACCCCGAATTCGGGGGAACGGAGAAGGTCACGGTGCTGCGCCCGCGGTGGAAGCCGAAGCCGAGCGAGGCGGAACCCCGCGACTTCCGGTTCGCTCCCTGGCTCGCGGAGGTCCTCGAGATCCTCGTGTGGTCCACGGCCGCCGCGCTGATCGCCGTCCTCGTCGTCGCGGTCGCCCGCGCGGCGGGGCTGCCGAGCTTCCGGCGCGCGGCGAGGCCGCCGCCGCCCCCCGAGACGCTGTTCGGCCTCGACATCCGCGCGGAGTCCCTTCCCGACGACCCCGCCGCCGAGGCGCGGGCGCTCTGGGCGCGCGGCGAGCGTGCCGCCGCGCTGAGCCTGCTGTACCGCGCGTCGCTCTCGCGCCTCGCGGTCGACGAGGGGTTCGTCCTCGGTCCCGCCGCGACGGAAGGGGACTGCGTGAGGCTGGTCGAGCGTCGTTTCCCCCCCGCGCTCGCGGGGTTCTTCCGCCGCCTGACGCGCGCGTGGCAGGCCACCGCCTACGCCCACCGGCCGCCGGACGACGCGGAAGCGGACGCGCTCCTGGGCGAGTGGGGCACGCACTTCGGGGCGGCGTCGTGA